A single region of the Theropithecus gelada isolate Dixy unplaced genomic scaffold, Tgel_1.0 HiC_scaffold_6110, whole genome shotgun sequence genome encodes:
- the LOC112617915 gene encoding keratin-associated protein 21-2-like, with protein sequence MRCNYYRISCGGCGYSSRWKFGCRYGCGSGSGYRYGSGCQYGSGYGTDCGYGCGYGSRNGTGCGYGCGYGSGYGFCSRYGCRYSSDCCGCRPFCYRRCYSSCC encoded by the coding sequence ATGCGTTGCAACTACTACAGAATCTCCTGTGGGGGCTGCGGATACAGCTCTCGCTGGAAATTTGGCTGTAGATATGGTTGTGGCTCTGGCTCTGGCTATCGATACGGCTCTGGCTGTCAATACGGCTCTGGATATGGAACTGACTGTGGTTATGGCTGTGGATACGGCTCTAGAAATGGAACAGGCTGTGGCTATGGTTGTGGATATGGCTCTGGATATGGATTTTGCTCTCGCTATGGGTGTAGATACAGCTCTGACTGCTGTGGCTGCCGACCGTTTTGTTACAGAAGATGCTATTCCTCTTGCTGCTAA